The Lineus longissimus chromosome 2, tnLinLong1.2, whole genome shotgun sequence genome window below encodes:
- the LOC135482713 gene encoding uncharacterized protein LOC135482713 isoform X2 → MGKEIFSLKKVHQKEVTHLENLLKGCQIQSNDCKSANTVDPTPAPEDIRYLSISDASFLTSKPIGFIKSVFQFKNGTPRQPSVCQHSRGSLTIEQTNFNNPEHSLEGLHHFSHLWIIFVFHQNNNSCTKAKVKPPRLDGAKVGLFSTRCPYRPNPIGLSLAKIEDIKGATIYLSGIDILDGTPVLDIKPYIPDYDCPATAVDASDEDVADLNESQVVVEEEELSVLESEMKDILDSSNASFNGGLNGSVHIDSPNSLSAKKTVHEGLESVFSELTLSTPKDLDVSKMSNLSVDSSGLLDSSHSSALGGSGDCSAFGTPDRGNSSFSLNRSLEIVKDALCGSMVSDLNDSNHDPLDPLAIIHSVKEKMKVGQNRSPGNNSNDSGIGGSLNTTKVSCSQGYQFGNHRSCPGYSPGASFQFGSTPTARHSVSSVSDCDRSFEANEALLKLRRQVNSSTKPDLVLGKPTSQLSPNSSVCHNSEVFSVSDSDETLCSNYDDASLSRSSDSILANQKVTVNPSFRSVSPQLKCAGLGSGMVAEGGHPKPFTPIQTCQKKSFSPPSYPMSSDPSGLSSRMSPKLRRLYSNMVNSSTNGNQDEAENTSMNSSLTGGASPIPASQNLDSRTSVADWIDDANAKKELLVSFTQRAEKMVRMFGNESKLSPFKLGHLKSWGDLRHAIESVLKADPRSVYRREKCPDRLYYFTVDCAHITCWFDGNLAEVLKVQPMEFAGKIKS, encoded by the exons ATGGG GAAGGAGATCTTTTCACTGAAGAAAGTTCATCAGAAGGAGGTGACACACTTGGAAAATCTCCTAAAAGGTTGTCAGATACAGAGTAACGATTGCAAGTCAGCCAATACTGTTGATCCAACGCCGGCTCCAGAAGATATCAGATACCTATCTATATCTGACGCGT CCTTTCTAACCAGCAAACCCATTGGTTTCATAAAGTCAGTCTTCCAGTTTAAGAACGGCACTCCGAGACAGCCAAGTGTCTGTCAGCACTCGAGAGGTTCTCTCACCATAGAGCAGACCAATTTTAACAACCCAGAACATTCCTTGGAGGGTCTTCACCATTTTTctcatttatg GATTATATTTGTGTTCCACCAAAATAACAACTCCTGCACAAAAGCGAAAGTGAAACCACCCCGCCTGGATGGAGCGAAAGTAGGCCTCTTCTCAACTAGATGTCCCTACAGGCCTAATCCTATTGGACTGTCCCTTGCAAAGATTGAAGACATTAAAG GTGCTACTATCTATCTGTCTGGCATTGATATCTTGGACGGAACTCCGGTATTAGACATCAAGCCCTACATACCTGATTACGACTGCCCAGCAACAGCCGTCGATGCCAGCGACGAAGATGTCGCAGACCTAAATGAATCTCAGGTGGTCGTCGAGGAAGAGGAGTTATCTGTTCTAGAGAGTGAGATGAAAGATATCTTGGATTCGTCAAATGCGAGTTTCAATGGAGGACTGAATGGTTCAGTACACATCGACTCTCCTAACAGTCTCTCAGCAAAAAAGACAGTTCATGAGGGTTTGGAGTCTGTATTCTCTGAATTGACCTTGAGTACACCAAAAGACCTAGATGTTTCAAAGATGAGTAATCTTTCGGTTGATAGTAGCGGGTTGTTAGATTCGAGCCATAGTTCAGCACTTGGTGGCTCTGGTGATTGCTCAGCTTTTGGAACCCCAGATCGCGGAAATTCGTCATTTTCACTCAATCGGTCCTTGGAGATTGTCAAGGACGCCTTGTGTGGATCCATGGTGTCCGATTTAAACGATTCCAACCATGATCCCTTGGATCCCCTTGCGATCATTCACTcagttaaagaaaaaatgaaagtcGGCCAAAACCGTAGTCCTGGAAACAACTCAAATGATTCGGGAATAGGGGGGAGCTTGAACACTACGAAGGTTAGTTGTAGTCAGGGGTATCAGTTTGGGAATCACAGGAGCTGTCCTGGCTATTCTCCTGGTGCTTCTTTTCAATTTGGCTCCACCCCTACTGCCCGCCACAGTGTGTCTTCCGTCAGTGACTGTGACCGGTCATTTGAAGCCAATGAAGCTCTTCTGAAACTCAGAAGACAGGTAAATTCCTCCACGAAGCCGGATCTGGTGTTGGGCAAACCCACATCACAGCTGTCGCCCAATAGTAGCGTCTGCCACAACTCGGAAGTTTTCTCTGTGTCCGATTCTGATGAGACCTTATGTTCAAATTATGATGATGCCTCTTTGTCTCGGAGTTCAGATTCTATTTTGGCTAATCAGAAGGTCACCGTTAATCCATCTTTTCGAAGCGTTTCACCCCAGTTGAAATGTGCAGGGTTAGGTTCCGGCATGGTGGCTGAAGGCGGTCATCCCAAACCGTTTACACCAATTCAGACTTGTCAAAAGAAGTCATTCTCCCCTCCAAGTTATCCTATGTCGTCTGACCCCAGTGGTCTTTCTAGCCGCATGTCCCCAAAGCTTAGGAGGCTGTATTCAAACATGGTGAACTCATCTACCAATGGCAACCAAGATGAAGCTGAAAATACTTCCATGAATAGTAGTCTTACTGGTGGGGCTAGTCCTATTCCTGCCTCCCAAAATCTTGATAGTCGAACGAGTGTTGCTGACTGGATCGATGACGCCAATGCCAAAAAAGAACTCCTCGTATCTTTTACGCAGAGAGCTGAAAAAATGGTTCGTATGTTTGGAAACGAAAGCAAGCTTTCGCCATTTAAACTCGGACATTTGAAAAGTTGGGGGGATTTGAGGCACGCCATTGAGTCTGTACTGAAGGCAGATCCACGCTCTGTGTATCGGCGAGAAAAATGTCCGGACCGCCTGTACTACTTCACAGTTGACTGCGCCCACATTACTTGCTGGTTTGATGGGAATCTCGCTGAGGTGCTCAAGGTCCAGCCAATGGAGTTTGCTGGCAAAATAAAGTCTTAG
- the LOC135482712 gene encoding coiled-coil domain-containing protein 87-like — MPTNLGDRRSHRGADPLVAASSVTGPRSTIPQADPVDLHSEKGNDNLYQMTNLPFGQKDIQKRYDDILGPLTLFAPYSHEDVIVGDEIEMERPVTPINEEIKAAPFTFNQLANYVRRRITADPQSHHLSVDDQQGLAAILMGEVNGIWPDIRRQVDDPFLTPEQNKELQRRISVHIVTVCETLFGHYVEKAQILNKRGVFSGPANMSRLKAQLALDANKFLNILIIRRYLVGDMRGKKDHADNEDEKPDRPSQSRPSTQKSQRSPALTYQRLVVSSRPKERRKRGVDRTIEDDILEIQEQMPTLPTEKIIEMIDKMGLEKEKSLLSESSGSPAPVLNLRDQREDQIRQQRDEELSRTLLKRHDSLGEIAHIETLAEELDMSLQQVHKRPNTATLENMPSMLRRKEKLKKEETEKEKEKPAVPGTREYAANDLKRLCARSGDNEPDGEPDEDLPPLLQALTRSAKHDGMKKEHEKKIKELEEKEREELENLPIIRQPAFPQPDTVSTKLPNKMLVRTSDIRVSERVCMSNVTVKKHETVYNDLLGEIDQATLLKMDKNLFLGDEIKEVYKEIMQTVPTDHLELENDVLVEPAADAVNLSSILMPSALAKKKKEKFVNSALQKSKVPPWGLQGNAEWAKNPASQLKDMRGELHGADEKDILSIPGKVLTMDEYKSQLQEAPRMVQERLSRNYASWLAWWKSTMNTDDYMKYLTSQQSDYMGYIFHFYDSEDEDDEESRARRTALLTEAEQKEKEKKVKELRKVKTEFTPGVWNFNSILMGGLGKDPELEEEDHETARSETTDDAKSTRSSKAFIAKKSTLKSRDGSLASFAPEGASRKRSDTGDRSRMVSRATERTTFTTATDTAKSPETAEPVITPQDRLEKVWTLLQMPDALKLDMAIKYSTDDYLNQLEDAIDSWEKATELIIKREALMKRLETFERLGSDPNRFFDKSSRGSSVARLEEAKVRSGYYKKLESMENKIRRAVEDVRDDFKDTITYQGRPYLEKMHWDRIEMLYWLQEERKQNVLEKQAIVQGLPLKVTQLEPIQTPSH; from the exons ATGCCAACCAATCTAGGAGATAGGCGGAGCCATAGAGGGGCGGATCCCCTGGTTGCCGCAAGCTCCGTCACTGGGCCGAGGTCAACCATACCCCAAGCTGATCCTGTTGACCTTCACTCGGAGAAGGGAAATGACAACCTATATCAAATGACAAATCTACCATTTGGGCAG AAAGATATACAGAAGAGATATGACGATATACTTGGACCACTTACTCTCTTTGCTCCATACTCACATGAAGATG TTATTGTCGGGGATGAGATTGAAATGGAAAGGCCTGTTACTCCAATTAAT GAGGAAATCAAAGCAGCGCCATTCACTTTCAATCAACTGGCAAACTATGTCAGAAGAAGAATAACGGCAGATCCTCAAAGTCATCATCTGAGTGTCGATGATCAACAAGGCTTG GCCGCAATACTGATGGGCGAAGTCAATGGCATTTGGCCTGACATCAGAAGACAAGTAGACGATCCCTTTTTGACACCAGAGCAGAACAAAGAACTGCAAAGACGAATCTCTGTTCACATTGTAACTGTGTGCGAGACGTTGTTTGGTCATTATGTGGAAAAGGCCCAGA TTCTGAACAAGCGAGGTGTCTTCAGTGGGCCTGCAAATATGAGTCGGTTAAAAGCGCAACTGGCTTTAGATGCCAATAAATT TCTCAATATCTTAATCATTCGTCGATACCTCGTGGGGGACATGAGGGGAAAAAAGGATCATGCcgacaatgaagatgaaaaaCCAGACCGTCCTAGTCAAAGTAGGCCTTCGACACAAAAATCGCAGCGCTCCCCGGCCCTTACATACCAGAGACTAGTTGTAAGCAGCAGGCCAAAAGAGCGACGCAAACGGGGGGTAGACCGAACGATTGAGGATGATATTCTAGAG ATTCAGGAACAGATGCCTACTCTGCCCACGGAGAAAATCATCGAAATGATTGATAAGATGGGACTGGAGAAGGAGAAGTCCCTACTTTCTGAGTCCTCTG GCTCACCGGCACCAGTCTTGAATCTACGTGACCAAAGAGAAGATCAAATAAG ACAACAGCGTGACGAGGAATTAAGCCGGACGTTACTGAAGCGCCACGACTCATTAGGAGAGATAGCTCATATAGAGACCCTTGCTGAAGAACTCGATATGTCGCTACAGCAGGTGCATAAACGACCCAATACAGCAACGCTAGAAAACATGCCGTCCATGTTGAGGAGAAAAGAAAAGCTAAAGAAGGAGGaaacagaaaaagaaaaagagaag CCTGCAGTCCCTGGCACCAGAGAGTATGCGGCCAATGACCTGAAGAGACTGTGCGCTAGATCGGGAGACAACGAACCTGATGGCGAGCCTGACGAGGACTTGCCTCCTCTGCTACAGGCACTGACGAGAAGTGCTAAACATGATGGTATGAAAAAAGAGCATGAAAAGAAGATTAAGGAACTGGAAGAGAAAGAGAGAGAAGAACTGGAAAA TTTGCCCATAATCAGGCAGCCAGCATTCCCTCAACCAGATACAGTATCTACAAAACTTCCAAATAAG atgcTAGTTCGTACGTCAGATATCAGAGTCTCGGAGAGAGTGTGCATGTCAAACGTTACAGTGAAGAAACATGAAACTGTTTACAATGATCTTCTGGGAGAG ATTGATCAGGCAACCCTTTTGAAGATGGACAAGAACTTATTCTTGGGCGACGAAATTAAAGAAGTTTATAAAGAGATCATGCAGACTGTTCCAACTGATCATCTAGAACTAGAAAAT GATGTGCTGGTTGAACCTGCAGCAGACGCTGTCAACCTGAGCAGCATCCTGATGCCGTCTGCTTTggccaagaagaagaaggagaagttTGTCAACAGTGCCTTACAGAAGAGTAAAGTTCCGCCGTGGGGTCTTCAGGGCAATGCAGAATGGGCTAAGAA TCCTGCCTCACAGTTAAAAGATATGCGAGGAGAATTACAT GGTGCTGATGAAAAAGATATCCTCTCCATCCCGGGTAAGGTCCTGACGATGGATGAGTACAAATCACAGCTGCAGGAGGCGCCAAGAATGGTCCAGGAGCGCTTGTCCCGTAACTACGCATCTTGGTTGGCCTGGTGGAAGAGTACAATGAACACGGACGACTATATGAAATATCTCACGAGCCAGCAGTCCGATTATATGGGATACATCTTCCATTTTTACGACTCGGAGgacgaagatgatgaggagTCGCGTGCTAGGAGGACCGCCCTGCTTACCGAGGCTGAGCAGAA GGAAAAGGAGAAGAAAGTCAAAGAACTGCGAAAGGTGAAAACAGAATTTACTCCCGGAGTGTGGAATTTCAATTCCATCTTGATGGGTGGTCTTGGGAAAGATCCCGAGTTAGAAG aaGAGGACCACGAGACAGCCAGAAGTGAAACAACAGATGATGCCAAGTCAACGCGGTCATCAAAAGCATTTATAGCTAAAAAGTCCACCCTAAAGTCTCGAGACGGTTCATTGGCGTCGTTTGCTCCAGAGGGCGCCAGCAGAAAAAGAAGCGACACCGG GGACAGATCCCGGATGGTTTCTAGAGCTACTGAACGAACCACTTTCACCACTGCAACAGACACTGCT AAATCTCCTGAAACTGCAGAACCAGTTATTACGCCTCAAGATAGACTTGAAAAAGTGTGGACACTTCTTCAGATGCCCGATGCACTCAAATTAGATATGGCTATCAAATACAGCACAGACGACTATCTTAATCAGTTAGAAGAT GCCATTGATTCTTGGGAGAAGGCGACCGAATTGATCATCAAGCGAGAAGCGTTGATGAAGAGGCTGGAAACATTTGAAAGACTTGGCTCCGATCCAAATCGATTCTTTGATAAAAGTTCCAGGGGCTCCTCCGTAGCACGGTTAGAAGAGGCCAAAGTCCGTAGCGGTTACTATAAG AAACTTGAATCAATGGAAAACAAAATCCGAAGAGCAGTAGAGGATGTTCGAGATGATTTCAAAGACACAATCACATATCAG
- the LOC135482713 gene encoding uncharacterized protein LOC135482713 isoform X1 codes for MSDGDKTDVASLKKEVAVARKELKTIRKEIFSLKKVHQKEVTHLENLLKGCQIQSNDCKSANTVDPTPAPEDIRYLSISDASFLTSKPIGFIKSVFQFKNGTPRQPSVCQHSRGSLTIEQTNFNNPEHSLEGLHHFSHLWIIFVFHQNNNSCTKAKVKPPRLDGAKVGLFSTRCPYRPNPIGLSLAKIEDIKGATIYLSGIDILDGTPVLDIKPYIPDYDCPATAVDASDEDVADLNESQVVVEEEELSVLESEMKDILDSSNASFNGGLNGSVHIDSPNSLSAKKTVHEGLESVFSELTLSTPKDLDVSKMSNLSVDSSGLLDSSHSSALGGSGDCSAFGTPDRGNSSFSLNRSLEIVKDALCGSMVSDLNDSNHDPLDPLAIIHSVKEKMKVGQNRSPGNNSNDSGIGGSLNTTKVSCSQGYQFGNHRSCPGYSPGASFQFGSTPTARHSVSSVSDCDRSFEANEALLKLRRQVNSSTKPDLVLGKPTSQLSPNSSVCHNSEVFSVSDSDETLCSNYDDASLSRSSDSILANQKVTVNPSFRSVSPQLKCAGLGSGMVAEGGHPKPFTPIQTCQKKSFSPPSYPMSSDPSGLSSRMSPKLRRLYSNMVNSSTNGNQDEAENTSMNSSLTGGASPIPASQNLDSRTSVADWIDDANAKKELLVSFTQRAEKMVRMFGNESKLSPFKLGHLKSWGDLRHAIESVLKADPRSVYRREKCPDRLYYFTVDCAHITCWFDGNLAEVLKVQPMEFAGKIKS; via the exons ATGTCTGATGGTGATAAAACAGATGTAGCATCACTAAAGAAGGAGGTGGCGGTGGCGAGAAAAGAACTGAAAACTATACG GAAGGAGATCTTTTCACTGAAGAAAGTTCATCAGAAGGAGGTGACACACTTGGAAAATCTCCTAAAAGGTTGTCAGATACAGAGTAACGATTGCAAGTCAGCCAATACTGTTGATCCAACGCCGGCTCCAGAAGATATCAGATACCTATCTATATCTGACGCGT CCTTTCTAACCAGCAAACCCATTGGTTTCATAAAGTCAGTCTTCCAGTTTAAGAACGGCACTCCGAGACAGCCAAGTGTCTGTCAGCACTCGAGAGGTTCTCTCACCATAGAGCAGACCAATTTTAACAACCCAGAACATTCCTTGGAGGGTCTTCACCATTTTTctcatttatg GATTATATTTGTGTTCCACCAAAATAACAACTCCTGCACAAAAGCGAAAGTGAAACCACCCCGCCTGGATGGAGCGAAAGTAGGCCTCTTCTCAACTAGATGTCCCTACAGGCCTAATCCTATTGGACTGTCCCTTGCAAAGATTGAAGACATTAAAG GTGCTACTATCTATCTGTCTGGCATTGATATCTTGGACGGAACTCCGGTATTAGACATCAAGCCCTACATACCTGATTACGACTGCCCAGCAACAGCCGTCGATGCCAGCGACGAAGATGTCGCAGACCTAAATGAATCTCAGGTGGTCGTCGAGGAAGAGGAGTTATCTGTTCTAGAGAGTGAGATGAAAGATATCTTGGATTCGTCAAATGCGAGTTTCAATGGAGGACTGAATGGTTCAGTACACATCGACTCTCCTAACAGTCTCTCAGCAAAAAAGACAGTTCATGAGGGTTTGGAGTCTGTATTCTCTGAATTGACCTTGAGTACACCAAAAGACCTAGATGTTTCAAAGATGAGTAATCTTTCGGTTGATAGTAGCGGGTTGTTAGATTCGAGCCATAGTTCAGCACTTGGTGGCTCTGGTGATTGCTCAGCTTTTGGAACCCCAGATCGCGGAAATTCGTCATTTTCACTCAATCGGTCCTTGGAGATTGTCAAGGACGCCTTGTGTGGATCCATGGTGTCCGATTTAAACGATTCCAACCATGATCCCTTGGATCCCCTTGCGATCATTCACTcagttaaagaaaaaatgaaagtcGGCCAAAACCGTAGTCCTGGAAACAACTCAAATGATTCGGGAATAGGGGGGAGCTTGAACACTACGAAGGTTAGTTGTAGTCAGGGGTATCAGTTTGGGAATCACAGGAGCTGTCCTGGCTATTCTCCTGGTGCTTCTTTTCAATTTGGCTCCACCCCTACTGCCCGCCACAGTGTGTCTTCCGTCAGTGACTGTGACCGGTCATTTGAAGCCAATGAAGCTCTTCTGAAACTCAGAAGACAGGTAAATTCCTCCACGAAGCCGGATCTGGTGTTGGGCAAACCCACATCACAGCTGTCGCCCAATAGTAGCGTCTGCCACAACTCGGAAGTTTTCTCTGTGTCCGATTCTGATGAGACCTTATGTTCAAATTATGATGATGCCTCTTTGTCTCGGAGTTCAGATTCTATTTTGGCTAATCAGAAGGTCACCGTTAATCCATCTTTTCGAAGCGTTTCACCCCAGTTGAAATGTGCAGGGTTAGGTTCCGGCATGGTGGCTGAAGGCGGTCATCCCAAACCGTTTACACCAATTCAGACTTGTCAAAAGAAGTCATTCTCCCCTCCAAGTTATCCTATGTCGTCTGACCCCAGTGGTCTTTCTAGCCGCATGTCCCCAAAGCTTAGGAGGCTGTATTCAAACATGGTGAACTCATCTACCAATGGCAACCAAGATGAAGCTGAAAATACTTCCATGAATAGTAGTCTTACTGGTGGGGCTAGTCCTATTCCTGCCTCCCAAAATCTTGATAGTCGAACGAGTGTTGCTGACTGGATCGATGACGCCAATGCCAAAAAAGAACTCCTCGTATCTTTTACGCAGAGAGCTGAAAAAATGGTTCGTATGTTTGGAAACGAAAGCAAGCTTTCGCCATTTAAACTCGGACATTTGAAAAGTTGGGGGGATTTGAGGCACGCCATTGAGTCTGTACTGAAGGCAGATCCACGCTCTGTGTATCGGCGAGAAAAATGTCCGGACCGCCTGTACTACTTCACAGTTGACTGCGCCCACATTACTTGCTGGTTTGATGGGAATCTCGCTGAGGTGCTCAAGGTCCAGCCAATGGAGTTTGCTGGCAAAATAAAGTCTTAG